Proteins from a single region of Lysinibacillus sp. JNUCC-52:
- a CDS encoding tRNA (mnm(5)s(2)U34)-methyltransferase: protein MKLQRVLQYAQHLLVNTIQEGDTVVDATAGNGHDTLFLAQLVGDNGQVYAFDVQKSAVDATLHRLLDNALEHRALVLHTGHENINKHVQKPVAAAIFNLGYLPGSDHDIVTKPNTTIQAIKDLLQLLKIGGLIVLVIYHGHQGGKEERDAVIEFVSHLPQKNVHVLKYEFLNQQNDPPFIIALEKMKDLPTD, encoded by the coding sequence ATGAAGCTTCAACGAGTTTTACAATATGCTCAGCATTTATTAGTAAATACGATACAAGAAGGCGATACAGTTGTAGATGCCACAGCAGGAAATGGTCATGACACATTATTTTTAGCACAGCTTGTTGGTGATAACGGACAAGTGTATGCTTTTGATGTGCAAAAAAGTGCTGTCGACGCTACTTTGCATCGTCTGCTAGATAACGCGTTAGAGCATCGCGCCCTAGTGCTACATACTGGGCACGAAAATATTAACAAACATGTGCAAAAGCCAGTAGCTGCTGCAATTTTTAATCTTGGCTATTTACCTGGTAGTGATCATGATATCGTGACAAAACCGAATACTACGATACAAGCGATTAAAGATTTACTACAACTCCTTAAAATCGGAGGCTTAATTGTCCTTGTTATCTACCATGGTCATCAGGGTGGCAAAGAAGAACGAGACGCGGTTATTGAATTTGTCAGTCATTTACCACAAAAAAATGTACATGTGTTAAAATACGAATTTCTAAACCAACAAAACGATCCACCATTTATTATTGCCCTAGAAAAAATGAAAGACTTACCTACC
- a CDS encoding TIGR01212 family radical SAM protein (This family includes YhcC from E. coli K-12, an uncharacterized radical SAM protein.), with translation MTEINFPFPTEGKRYYTWNRYLRDQFGHKVFKVALDAGFDCPNRDGTVAFGGCTFCSAAGSGDFAGNKVDPIDVQFAEIRDKMHQKWKDGKYMAYFQAYTNTHAPLPVLKEKFEAALAQEGVVGLSIATRPDCLPDDVVEYLAELNERTYLWIELGLQTVHEKTANLINRAHDYATYVEGVEKLRKHGIRVCSHIINGLPLEDYDMMMETARAVAKLDVQGIKIHLLHLLKGTPMVKQYEKGMLEFLDQDVYTKLVADQLEILPPQMVIHRITGDGPIDLMIGPMWSVNKWEVLNGIDAELERRGSWQGKFYNAEVTK, from the coding sequence ATGACAGAAATAAACTTTCCTTTTCCCACAGAGGGGAAAAGATATTATACATGGAATCGATATTTACGGGATCAGTTCGGCCACAAAGTATTTAAAGTAGCGCTCGATGCAGGCTTTGATTGCCCAAACCGTGATGGTACCGTTGCATTTGGGGGTTGTACATTTTGTAGTGCTGCAGGGTCAGGAGACTTTGCTGGTAATAAGGTAGACCCAATTGATGTGCAGTTCGCCGAAATCCGTGACAAAATGCATCAAAAGTGGAAAGATGGCAAGTATATGGCTTACTTCCAAGCGTATACAAATACCCATGCACCGCTGCCTGTTTTAAAAGAGAAATTTGAAGCAGCATTAGCACAAGAAGGTGTAGTAGGACTTTCAATTGCGACACGTCCAGACTGCCTACCAGATGATGTTGTAGAATATTTAGCTGAACTAAACGAACGGACTTATTTATGGATAGAACTTGGACTTCAAACAGTTCATGAAAAAACAGCAAATCTCATTAATCGTGCACATGATTATGCAACATATGTGGAAGGTGTTGAAAAACTGCGTAAACATGGGATTCGCGTATGTTCTCATATTATTAATGGTCTGCCACTTGAAGACTATGACATGATGATGGAAACTGCCCGCGCAGTTGCTAAGCTCGATGTCCAAGGCATTAAAATTCATTTACTTCACCTATTAAAAGGGACACCAATGGTCAAACAATATGAAAAAGGTATGCTAGAATTTTTAGACCAGGATGTTTATACAAAATTAGTAGCCGATCAGTTAGAAATCTTGCCACCCCAAATGGTTATTCATCGTATAACAGGTGATGGACCAATCGATTTAATGATTGGACCGATGTGGAGTGTGAATAAATGGGAAGTACTAAATGGGATTGATGCGGAATTAGAACGACGTGGCAGTTGGCAAGGTAAATTTTATAATGCTGAGGTAACAAAATGA